The genomic interval GGTGAAATTTAAAGCCAGAGGTTGCGACCCTTTGGCTTTAACCTCTACCAAAATTATATCAAATCACATTTTAAAAGTGCTAAGGCAAACACGCAGTGGCAAACTTAGCACCAGCAAACGAAGTGCGGTAGTCTTTATTGACGCCTAGCTTTAAAAACTCTCTCTTTGTTTTCAGGCTGTAAAGGGGTCAAATTTGACCGCTGTTGAGTTTTCTCTATTTGTTCGATAAATTCCTCGTCTTTTTCTTTCTCGTTCAATAGCGGCTCTGTAAGCTCACTAGAAAAGATATTCTTGATAAAACTAAAGACATCTTTTGCGTGATCTCTGACGTAGGTCATTGCCTTTGATATAAAATTCTTTAGCTCGCCGTTCTCTTGCTTGAGATTGATAATTTGGATTTCTTGAGCTTTGATAGTTTTATTTTTTTCCTCGAGGTCTTGCTCGAGCTTTTTTGTATATAGGCTACTCTTTGCCACTTCTTCGGCTAGTTCTTGCTGTTCTAGGCGCAGCCTTTCTATTTCATCTCGCCTTTGTTTGTCAAGCGCCTTAAGCCTCTCAATTTCTGCTAGTAGTTCATCTTTGCTAAATTCCTGGTCGCTCTTTTTTATGCTCGATAAGCTATCAAAAAAGCCTTTTAAAAATCCCTTGCCCTTACTCTCTTTACGCTCTTGCTCTAGTATGGTGTTACGCTCTTTGAGGCTTAAAATTTCTCTCTCCAGCTGCTCTTTTTGCTGCGCTGCCTTTTTGTATTGCTTATGACTTAGGCGTTCAGCCTCTGAGTTTTCTTGTCCTCGCTCCATTTGCAACATTTCGGCAACTGCTGTTTGTAGCTCTCTTAGGTCGGCTGGCTTGATTTTCTCTTTTCTCCAGTTTTGCTGTCCGTCCTTAACCGTTACGAAAGTTATATGAGCGTGAAAGTTATGCTGTGGCTTGTCGTTTTTATAATGCCCCTCATCTCTATGCACGGCAATAGTGGCGCAAGTGATATTAAATTTCTGCTCGATATACTCCGCCACTTTTTGCACGTCCTCGAGCGTGTGATTTTTATTGAGATTTAAAACGGCTTCCCAGTGTGAATTTTCAAAAGTTGGTCTTTTGCCTTTTTTTGTTCCGTATGATTTTAACTTCTCGTCAAAAATTTCTCTAGCTGATTTCTCATTTTGCCAGTAAAAATTTTCTAGTCGGTCGGCTGGCTTTAGTAAATAATTTGGTTCATCTTTTCTAAAATTATGGTCGTAAGAATGCCCCTTGGATTTTTGAAAATTGATAGATGATTTTGCCATTAGTTAGCCTTTGTAAAATCTCAAGCTTGTGAGAGATTTTACCGCACGATTTATTAAAACTTGTTTTAATAAAGGATAGTGCGCACTATCCTTTATTACTCGCAAGCTCGTAATAAAGTCGTGCGTAATGCAATTTACATTCTATATCTGTTACCTTTGTAGATACCTAAAATTTCCACTAGGATTTCATATCTAAATCTAAACGGAATTATGTATTCCTGAAAAAATAAATCTGATATATCTCTGCGCCCAAAAACTTGGTTCATACGATACCTAAATGGGTCGCTAGGAACGATTGATATTTTTTCTAAAAGTCCCCTTTGAAATTCTGCTGCCTTTTCTGCGCTTGCCTCTGCAAGAGTAGTCAAAATTTCATTTAGCTGGTTATTAAAATTTGCGGTAAAAGTTACTTCTCCCTTTTCGACTTTTATGTTTTCTAAGCTCTTACTCGAGCGGCTTTTCATCTCATCAAAGCTATAAAAATCCATTTCTCCCAGCAATACCCTCATTAGGGTTTCTCTTAGATTATTTGCGTCTTTCTCTATTATATCTATGCGTGGGTCATAGTATGATATAGACGCTTGTGGGTCAATATCTCTTATTAGTGTTTCTATCGCATTAATAGTGCTATGCTTTGCTGTGGTTGTTATGCGTATTGAAGTTACCATCATTTTAAATCTCCGTCTAAAAACCTAAGAAATTTTGTAGGTGTTTTATGCTCTCGAAAGTCATTTCGGTTATGTAGTCATCATCAGAATTTTTTAGCTTGGCTTTGATTTTATCCTGGTAATAATTTAGCTCAATAATTTTTAGGGTGTCATATTCTTGGGTGTTTGGATTTTTAACTCTGACACTTTGGAAAAGG from Campylobacter concisus carries:
- a CDS encoding type II toxin-antitoxin system RelE/ParE family toxin — translated: MMVTSIRITTTAKHSTINAIETLIRDIDPQASISYYDPRIDIIEKDANNLRETLMRVLLGEMDFYSFDEMKSRSSKSLENIKVEKGEVTFTANFNNQLNEILTTLAEASAEKAAEFQRGLLEKISIVPSDPFRYRMNQVFGRRDISDLFFQEYIIPFRFRYEILVEILGIYKGNRYRM